One Betta splendens chromosome 16, fBetSpl5.4, whole genome shotgun sequence genomic window carries:
- the syngap1b gene encoding synaptic Ras GTPase activating protein 1b isoform X11 — protein MEVPPTAPLQPFRQSSFLSRRLKGSIKRAKSQPKLDRTSSFRHMILPRFRSADQDRTRLMQSFKESHSHESLLSPSSAAEALDLTLDEDAIIKPVHSSILGQEYCFEVTTASGTKCFACRSAAERDKWIENLQRAVKPNKDNSRRVDNVLKLWIIEARELPAKKRYYCELCLDDMLYARTTSKPRTDTVFWGEHFEFNNLPAVRNLRLHLYKETDKKRRKEKSTYLGLVSIPISSITGRQFVEQWYPVIQPSVLTKGAGVGGGKIINASLRLKSRFQTMNILPMELYKEFAEYVTNNYRTLCAVLEPVLSVKSKEEVACALVHILQSTGKAKDFLSDMAMCEVDRFIDREHLIFRENTLATKAIEEYLKLIGHKYLKDAIGEFIRALYESEENCEVDPMRTPPSVLPDHQANLRMCCELALCKIVNSHCVFPRELKEVFASWRVRCAERGREDIADRLISGSLFLRFLCPAIMSPSLFNLTQEYPDEQTSRTLTLIAKVVQNLANFSKFGSKEEYMCFMNEFLEMEWGSMQQFLYEISNLDSVSNAGGFEGYIDLGRELSILHSLLWEVMAQLSKDAIIKLGPLPRLLNDISMALRNPHLQRQPSHQTDRVQDRQADRLLSRPSFNRGISSEFQNLMMRDLNSSIDITRLPSPTSTGGVMPSRSQMSFQDRDHPHRASSKDMFYVSRPPLARSSPAYCTSSSDITEPDPKDSRMNSVSNLQSVDMLNSSQASIAGMGSFGGLSSGGGGGLGSGLSSQLRAGGRLSAGSGGSSMSGGLRLSQLSQMGTTTDSLSQQQQQQAAAMRYPLSFQNPLFHLATADGPQQQQLHHQHSRAQPPAPLLLAPEPEPSHQSYIPQFAHGGFSRSEDLSTLRTRDSHLGQPSIIHSHSYSDDYSRADYGRRQMSMHVQDNLQHQQQMMGMASQTGTSHSSLATTPPSTVQPVRQSSVAPPPTQRVKSQTSHQLSVSAAAAPAAQAKTRPQSGNLLQSPESGYGGRRHGPRQLSVKDNTAPGLPHQQSSVRESQSPQGTASQNAQQSPQQQPQQQQQQHLLKPTMSKQGSQSPSTLNPPTPANERTVAWVSNMPHLSADIESSRIDREDFKLKEYSKSMDESRMDRVREYEEEINSLKERLVMSHKKLEEYERRLLTQEQQTNKILLQYQNRLEDSERRLRQQQVEKDSQIKGIISRLMAVEDELRGGPVIEPKTRIFADQEDQLSSLGSADPRVKTEGGVGGGAVTNDQGLRVSSLGISSDSSPHNGVLPQTVDPLSLPTPHQHPSQNGELRGNQTSSPMTTSQATGTTATATKVIAEEGGVGQTQH, from the exons AGTTTCCTCAGTAGAAGGTTGAAGGGCTCCATCAAGAGGGCTAAAAGTCAGCCCAAACTGGACCGAACCAGCAGTTTCCGCCACATGATCCTCCCCCGCTTCCGCAGTGCCGACCAGGACAG GACCCGTTTGATGCAGAGCTTCAAAGAGTCCCACTCCCATGAGTCCTTACTGTCCCCCAGCAGCGCTGCCGAGGCGCTGGACCTCACTCTGGATGAGGACGCCATCATCAAACCCGTCCACTCGAGCATCCTGGGACAAGAGTACTGCTTTGAG GTGACTACGGCATCAGGAACCAAGTGCTTTGCGTGTCGCTCAGCCGCTGAGAGAGACAAATGGATCGAGAACCTGCAGAGAGCTGTCAAGCCCAACAag GACAACAGCCGGAGGGTAGACAATGTGCTCAAGCTGTGGATCATCGAGGCCCGCGAGCTTCCGGCCAAGAAGCGCTACTACTGCGAGCTTTGCCTGGACGACATGCTGTACGCGCGCACCACCAGCAAGCCTCGCACCGACACCGTCTTCTGGGGCGAGCACTTCGAATTCAACAACCTGCCCGCCGTCCGCAACCTACGCCTTCATCTGTACAAGGAGACGGACAAGAAGAGACGCAAG GAAAAGAGCACATACTTAGGACTCGTGAGCATCCCCATCTCCAGCATCACCGGACGCCAGTTTGTGGAGCAGTGGTACCCCGTCATCCAGCCCAGCGTCCTCACGAAGGGGGCCGGGGTCGGAGGGGGGAAGATCATCAACGCATCCCTACGCCTCAAATCCCGCTTCCAGACCATGAACATCCTGCCCATGGAGCTGTACAAGGAGTTTGCGGAGTACGTCACCAACAACTACCGCACCCTGTGTGCCGTCCTGGAGCCCGTGCTGAGTGTGAAGAGCAAAGAGGAGGTGGCCTGTGCGCTGGTGCACATCCTGCAGAGCACAGGGAAAGCCAAG GACTTCCTTTCAGACATGGCGATGTGTGAGGTAGACAGATTCATTGACCGAGAACACCTTATTTTCAGAGAGAACACTCTGGCCACCAAAGCCATAGAAGAGTACCTCAAACTGATTGGACACAAGTACCTCAAGGATGCTATAG GGGAGTTCATTCGGGCCCTGTATGAGTCAGAGGAAAATTGTGAAGTGGATCCCATGAGAACACCGCCCTCCGTGCTCCCAGACCACCAGGCCAATCTCCGAATGTGCTGTGAGCTGGCGCTCTGTAAGATTGTTAACTCCCATTG TGTTTTCCCTCGAGAGCTAAAGGAAGTCTTTGCCTCCTGGAGAGTCCGCTGTGCTGAGAGGGGCCGAGAAGACATCGCCGACCGCCTCATCAGCGGCTCGCTCTTCCTGCGCTTCCTGTGTCCTGCCATCATGTCCCCGTCACTCTTCAACCTCACCCAGGAGTATCCCGATGAGCAGACCTCACGCACGCTCACCCTCATCGCCAAAGTGGTGCAAAACCTGGCCAACTTCTCCAA GTTTGGCAGTAAGGAGGAGTACATGTGCTTCATGAATGAGTTTTTGGAGATGGAGTGGGGCTCCATGCAGCAGTTCCTCTATGAAATCTCCAACCTGGACAGTGTGAGCAACGCGGGCGGCTTTGAAGGGTACATTGACCTGGGCAGAGAGCTGTCCATACTGCACAGCCTCCTCTGGGAGGTCATGGCTCAACTCAGCAAG GATGCCATCATCAAACTGGGCCCTTTGCCCCGTCTCCTGAATGACATCAGCATGGCCTTGCGCAACCCGCACCTGCAGCGACAGCCCAGCCATCAGACCGACCGGGTCCAGGACCGACAGGCAGATAGGCTGCTGTCACGGCCCAGCTTCAACAGAGGCATCTCATCCGAGTTCCAGAACCTCATGATGAGGGATCTCAATAG CTCTATAGATATCACTCGCTTGCCTTCCCCCACCTCCACCGGAGGAGTCATGCCATCCCGCTCGCAGATGAGTTTTCAGGACCGCGACCATCCTCATCGGGCGTCCTCCAAAGACATGTTCTACGTATCGCGGCCTCCGCTGGCCCGATCCAGCCCGGCCTACTGCACGAGCAGCTCGGACATCACGGAGCCAGACCCTAAG GATTCCCGAATGAACAGCGTGTCTAACCTGCAGTCGGTGGACATGCtcaactcctcccaggcctccATCGCCGGCATGGGCAGCTTCGGAGGGCTGAGCAGCGGAGGCGGTGGCGGCCTGGGGTCGGGCCTGAGCAGCCAGCTGCGGGCCGGTGGGAGGTTGTCAGCTGGCTCTGGCGGCTCCAGCATGTCCGGCGGCCTTCGGCTGAGCCAGCTGAGCCAGATGGGCACCACCACCGACTCGCtatcccagcagcagcaacagcaggccGCCGCCATGCGCTACCCGCTTTCCTTCCAGAATCCCCTCTTTCATCTGGCGACTGCTGATGGTCCTCAACAGCAACAGCTCCATCACCAGCACAGCCGGGCTCAACCACCGGCACCTCTGCTCCTGGCTCCAGAGCCGGAACCTTCTCACCAGTCCTACATCCCACAGTTCGCCCATGGGGGGTTTTCCCGCAGTGAGGACCTGTCCACCCTCAGGACCAGGGACAGTCACCTGGGCCAACCCAGCATCATCCACTCACACAGCTACAGTGATGACTACAGCAGGGCCGACTATGGACGCAGACAGATGTCCATGCATGTGCAG GATAACCtgcaacaccaacaacaaatgATGGGAATGGCCTCTCAGACTGGAACATCCCACTCCTCTCTGGCAACCACACCCCCCTCCACCGTCCAGCCTGTGCGCCAGAGTTCCGTTGCTCCGCCGCCCACCCAGCGAGTCAAATCCCAGACCTCccatcagctgtcagtcagcgcggccgctgctcctgctgctcaggctAAAACGCGTCCGCAGAGCGGAAATCTCCTCCAGTCGCCAGAGTCCGGCTACGGCGGCAGGCGCCACGGGCCCCGGCAGCTGTCTGTCAAGGACAACACGGCCCCGGGCCTGCCCCACCAGCAGAGCTCTGTAAGGGAGAGCCAGAGTCCGCAGGGAACGGCCAGTCAGAACGCCCAACAGTCGCCACAGcaacagcctcagcagcagcagcagcagcatctgctcaAACCCACAATGAGCAAACAG GGCTCCCAGTCTCCATCTACCCTGAACCCCCCAACCCCAGCCAACGAGCGGACAGTGGCCTGGGTGTCCAACATGCCTCATTTGTCGGCCGACATTGAAAGTTCGCGGATTGACCGTGAAGATTTTAAACTGAAGGAGTACTCAAAGAGCATGGATGAGTCTCGCATGGACAGG GTACGAGAATATGAGGAGGAAATCAACTCCCTGAAGGAGCGCCTCGTGATGTCCCACAAAAAGCTGGAGGAGTACGAGCGGAGGCTTCTGACGCAGGAGCAGCAGACCAATAAGATCCTGCTACAGTACCAGAACCGTCTGGAGGACAGCGAGAGGAGGCTCCGGCAGCAGCAAGTGGAGAAAGACTCCCAAATTAAAGGAATAATTAGCAG ACTCATGGCTGTGGAGGATGAGTTGAGGGGAGGACCCGTGATTGAGCCAAAAACCAGGATTTTCGCTGATCAG
- the syngap1b gene encoding synaptic Ras GTPase activating protein 1b isoform X12 has product MQSFKESHSHESLLSPSSAAEALDLTLDEDAIIKPVHSSILGQEYCFEVTTASGTKCFACRSAAERDKWIENLQRAVKPNKDNSRRVDNVLKLWIIEARELPAKKRYYCELCLDDMLYARTTSKPRTDTVFWGEHFEFNNLPAVRNLRLHLYKETDKKRRKEKSTYLGLVSIPISSITGRQFVEQWYPVIQPSVLTKGAGVGGGKIINASLRLKSRFQTMNILPMELYKEFAEYVTNNYRTLCAVLEPVLSVKSKEEVACALVHILQSTGKAKDFLSDMAMCEVDRFIDREHLIFRENTLATKAIEEYLKLIGHKYLKDAIGEFIRALYESEENCEVDPMRTPPSVLPDHQANLRMCCELALCKIVNSHCVFPRELKEVFASWRVRCAERGREDIADRLISGSLFLRFLCPAIMSPSLFNLTQEYPDEQTSRTLTLIAKVVQNLANFSKFGSKEEYMCFMNEFLEMEWGSMQQFLYEISNLDSVSNAGGFEGYIDLGRELSILHSLLWEVMAQLSKDAIIKLGPLPRLLNDISMALRNPHLQRQPSHQTDRVQDRQADRLLSRPSFNRGISSEFQNLMMRDLNSSIDITRLPSPTSTGGVMPSRSQMSFQDRDHPHRASSKDMFYVSRPPLARSSPAYCTSSSDITEPDPKDSRMNSVSNLQSVDMLNSSQASIAGMGSFGGLSSGGGGGLGSGLSSQLRAGGRLSAGSGGSSMSGGLRLSQLSQMGTTTDSLSQQQQQQAAAMRYPLSFQNPLFHLATADGPQQQQLHHQHSRAQPPAPLLLAPEPEPSHQSYIPQFAHGGFSRSEDLSTLRTRDSHLGQPSIIHSHSYSDDYSRADYGRRQMSMHVQDNLQHQQQMMGMASQTGTSHSSLATTPPSTVQPVRQSSVAPPPTQRVKSQTSHQLSVSAAAAPAAQAKTRPQSGNLLQSPESGYGGRRHGPRQLSVKDNTAPGLPHQQSSVRESQSPQGTASQNAQQSPQQQPQQQQQQHLLKPTMSKQGSQSPSTLNPPTPANERTVAWVSNMPHLSADIESSRIDREDFKLKEYSKSMDESRMDRVREYEEEINSLKERLVMSHKKLEEYERRLLTQEQQTNKILLQYQNRLEDSERRLRQQQVEKDSQIKGIISRLMAVEDELRGGPVIEPKTRIFADQEDQLSSLGSADPRVKTEGGVGGGAVTNDQGLRVSSLGISSDSSPHNGVLPQTVDPLSLPTPHQHPSQNGELRGNQTSSPMTTSQATGTTATATKVIAEEGGVGQTQH; this is encoded by the exons ATGCAGAGCTTCAAAGAGTCCCACTCCCATGAGTCCTTACTGTCCCCCAGCAGCGCTGCCGAGGCGCTGGACCTCACTCTGGATGAGGACGCCATCATCAAACCCGTCCACTCGAGCATCCTGGGACAAGAGTACTGCTTTGAG GTGACTACGGCATCAGGAACCAAGTGCTTTGCGTGTCGCTCAGCCGCTGAGAGAGACAAATGGATCGAGAACCTGCAGAGAGCTGTCAAGCCCAACAag GACAACAGCCGGAGGGTAGACAATGTGCTCAAGCTGTGGATCATCGAGGCCCGCGAGCTTCCGGCCAAGAAGCGCTACTACTGCGAGCTTTGCCTGGACGACATGCTGTACGCGCGCACCACCAGCAAGCCTCGCACCGACACCGTCTTCTGGGGCGAGCACTTCGAATTCAACAACCTGCCCGCCGTCCGCAACCTACGCCTTCATCTGTACAAGGAGACGGACAAGAAGAGACGCAAG GAAAAGAGCACATACTTAGGACTCGTGAGCATCCCCATCTCCAGCATCACCGGACGCCAGTTTGTGGAGCAGTGGTACCCCGTCATCCAGCCCAGCGTCCTCACGAAGGGGGCCGGGGTCGGAGGGGGGAAGATCATCAACGCATCCCTACGCCTCAAATCCCGCTTCCAGACCATGAACATCCTGCCCATGGAGCTGTACAAGGAGTTTGCGGAGTACGTCACCAACAACTACCGCACCCTGTGTGCCGTCCTGGAGCCCGTGCTGAGTGTGAAGAGCAAAGAGGAGGTGGCCTGTGCGCTGGTGCACATCCTGCAGAGCACAGGGAAAGCCAAG GACTTCCTTTCAGACATGGCGATGTGTGAGGTAGACAGATTCATTGACCGAGAACACCTTATTTTCAGAGAGAACACTCTGGCCACCAAAGCCATAGAAGAGTACCTCAAACTGATTGGACACAAGTACCTCAAGGATGCTATAG GGGAGTTCATTCGGGCCCTGTATGAGTCAGAGGAAAATTGTGAAGTGGATCCCATGAGAACACCGCCCTCCGTGCTCCCAGACCACCAGGCCAATCTCCGAATGTGCTGTGAGCTGGCGCTCTGTAAGATTGTTAACTCCCATTG TGTTTTCCCTCGAGAGCTAAAGGAAGTCTTTGCCTCCTGGAGAGTCCGCTGTGCTGAGAGGGGCCGAGAAGACATCGCCGACCGCCTCATCAGCGGCTCGCTCTTCCTGCGCTTCCTGTGTCCTGCCATCATGTCCCCGTCACTCTTCAACCTCACCCAGGAGTATCCCGATGAGCAGACCTCACGCACGCTCACCCTCATCGCCAAAGTGGTGCAAAACCTGGCCAACTTCTCCAA GTTTGGCAGTAAGGAGGAGTACATGTGCTTCATGAATGAGTTTTTGGAGATGGAGTGGGGCTCCATGCAGCAGTTCCTCTATGAAATCTCCAACCTGGACAGTGTGAGCAACGCGGGCGGCTTTGAAGGGTACATTGACCTGGGCAGAGAGCTGTCCATACTGCACAGCCTCCTCTGGGAGGTCATGGCTCAACTCAGCAAG GATGCCATCATCAAACTGGGCCCTTTGCCCCGTCTCCTGAATGACATCAGCATGGCCTTGCGCAACCCGCACCTGCAGCGACAGCCCAGCCATCAGACCGACCGGGTCCAGGACCGACAGGCAGATAGGCTGCTGTCACGGCCCAGCTTCAACAGAGGCATCTCATCCGAGTTCCAGAACCTCATGATGAGGGATCTCAATAG CTCTATAGATATCACTCGCTTGCCTTCCCCCACCTCCACCGGAGGAGTCATGCCATCCCGCTCGCAGATGAGTTTTCAGGACCGCGACCATCCTCATCGGGCGTCCTCCAAAGACATGTTCTACGTATCGCGGCCTCCGCTGGCCCGATCCAGCCCGGCCTACTGCACGAGCAGCTCGGACATCACGGAGCCAGACCCTAAG GATTCCCGAATGAACAGCGTGTCTAACCTGCAGTCGGTGGACATGCtcaactcctcccaggcctccATCGCCGGCATGGGCAGCTTCGGAGGGCTGAGCAGCGGAGGCGGTGGCGGCCTGGGGTCGGGCCTGAGCAGCCAGCTGCGGGCCGGTGGGAGGTTGTCAGCTGGCTCTGGCGGCTCCAGCATGTCCGGCGGCCTTCGGCTGAGCCAGCTGAGCCAGATGGGCACCACCACCGACTCGCtatcccagcagcagcaacagcaggccGCCGCCATGCGCTACCCGCTTTCCTTCCAGAATCCCCTCTTTCATCTGGCGACTGCTGATGGTCCTCAACAGCAACAGCTCCATCACCAGCACAGCCGGGCTCAACCACCGGCACCTCTGCTCCTGGCTCCAGAGCCGGAACCTTCTCACCAGTCCTACATCCCACAGTTCGCCCATGGGGGGTTTTCCCGCAGTGAGGACCTGTCCACCCTCAGGACCAGGGACAGTCACCTGGGCCAACCCAGCATCATCCACTCACACAGCTACAGTGATGACTACAGCAGGGCCGACTATGGACGCAGACAGATGTCCATGCATGTGCAG GATAACCtgcaacaccaacaacaaatgATGGGAATGGCCTCTCAGACTGGAACATCCCACTCCTCTCTGGCAACCACACCCCCCTCCACCGTCCAGCCTGTGCGCCAGAGTTCCGTTGCTCCGCCGCCCACCCAGCGAGTCAAATCCCAGACCTCccatcagctgtcagtcagcgcggccgctgctcctgctgctcaggctAAAACGCGTCCGCAGAGCGGAAATCTCCTCCAGTCGCCAGAGTCCGGCTACGGCGGCAGGCGCCACGGGCCCCGGCAGCTGTCTGTCAAGGACAACACGGCCCCGGGCCTGCCCCACCAGCAGAGCTCTGTAAGGGAGAGCCAGAGTCCGCAGGGAACGGCCAGTCAGAACGCCCAACAGTCGCCACAGcaacagcctcagcagcagcagcagcagcatctgctcaAACCCACAATGAGCAAACAG GGCTCCCAGTCTCCATCTACCCTGAACCCCCCAACCCCAGCCAACGAGCGGACAGTGGCCTGGGTGTCCAACATGCCTCATTTGTCGGCCGACATTGAAAGTTCGCGGATTGACCGTGAAGATTTTAAACTGAAGGAGTACTCAAAGAGCATGGATGAGTCTCGCATGGACAGG GTACGAGAATATGAGGAGGAAATCAACTCCCTGAAGGAGCGCCTCGTGATGTCCCACAAAAAGCTGGAGGAGTACGAGCGGAGGCTTCTGACGCAGGAGCAGCAGACCAATAAGATCCTGCTACAGTACCAGAACCGTCTGGAGGACAGCGAGAGGAGGCTCCGGCAGCAGCAAGTGGAGAAAGACTCCCAAATTAAAGGAATAATTAGCAG ACTCATGGCTGTGGAGGATGAGTTGAGGGGAGGACCCGTGATTGAGCCAAAAACCAGGATTTTCGCTGATCAG